One Aneurinibacillus migulanus genomic window, ATTCTATACGTTTATCATCGGATAATTTTTCTTTAATATTCAATTATATTCCAAAATTGGATTTTTGGACAATTTATTAACGATCCACAGATTATCTTAATGATTGAGAAGTGGCGAATGGATAATAAAAGAACGATTAAAAGACCCGTTTCTATGGGCTAGCTTTGGTGGATTGTTGTATCAAATTTTGAATGTAAAAGGGATTATCGTTCCTCAAGGTATATGGGACTTGCATTGATGTTGGTGTAGTACCGGGGTATACCGGGGAAGTGAAGAAAGAATAAGATGAACCCCGCTGTCCATATGGATGGCAGGGTTTTGTATAGTTTAGATAGGGGCTGCTTTAAACACCTCGCGTTTGATTACTTTTTAGTTACACCGTACTCATTTACTTCAAAGGTTAAAATCTTATCGAATATGACATAATTTTTTCGATTAGTGAATGGTCCTTTGTTGTCCTCCTGTTTATCTATGGCGTAAGATGCTGTTCCTGTACCAGCTTGTTTGTTTTCGTACCAGAGGGTAAAGATGTTAACTTTAGCCATGCTAAGATCAAATTCCTTTTCCAAGCCAGTTAGCATTGTCACAACTAATATTGCTCTATCTTCAGTTGGATCTGGATTAGGACTTGTATCTGTTGCTGATTAATTTCTTTTCTTAGTCCAGGATATTAAAATCGGTGATAAGTGAAACAATCCGCCCTTTTTCGTCAATCCCCCAATAGGAAGCATAGAAGCCATCACCATAACCGGAACGGAATATTATAATATTAAGGCCTGTATTTTCACAAACGATAAAATTTCCCCAATCATCGTCATGCTCAGTCAACACATCATCTATAACATTGTCGTATAAGCTGATAAAATCGTCGCCAAGTTCTAATTCCAATTTAGCTTCCAATTCTGTTAGCTTATCGATAGCTTCCATATCCGCGAAACAACCTAACCCGGTATCTACCGGGTAGCCGAATATATATCCTTCCTGCAGTTCGTTCACGTTTTGTCCCGACTTTGTCGCCATCTCCCAACGAACCGGTCGGGCATTGAACAGTTTCAGTTCTGTAGCGGCGATACGTTCTTCTTCCTTGTGCCACCAAGCAACGATTGAATACGTACCTGGCTGGATCGTCTGTTTGAACGGTTTGTTATGGGAAATGAGGGGATCGCAGGCGACAATTTTGCCGGAAACAATTTTTAACTGTTCCAATATTTCAGGTCGGAGAGTTTCGCTGGAAGGTTTGGATAATTCACTTAGTAACTTTGACATGTATGTTTCTACCCTTTCTTTAGTCCTGTTGGTGCAGATGATTGATGATTGCCCTTTCATTTGAATTGTTTTAATGTGTGAAACTAAACAATTTCAGCTGCTTCTCTTAATAGGTAATAGTAATAGGGTGAAAAACCTCTTTAAAAATAAGAAATAGTTGTAGATATCTCTATTTTTAATTTCAATCATTAGAAGCAAACCACCATTTTAAAAATGTATTGACTTTCCTCTTTTCTCCTTCTTATCTATATCTCATTCACCATTATTTTACTTCATTAAGTTATTAAAATCTTCTTTAATTCAACATTTTGAAAGTTTGTGAAGGTTATGCATTCATTTAGACGTAGTAAAAACACCGGCTTAGGCCAGTGGGATTTTTTATTTTCTACAGGTTAAAAAGGACACTTCTCTCCGATTTTTATCCATTATTTCCTAATTCGGAAGTGATTTCACAATTCGTAAGATTAATTCCAATTTCCCTTTGGAATAAGAATGTACGTACTAGCCATGTGACCAGTAAAAAAGCAAGTAAACTGAAATACAAAGCTGATAAAGAAACCCCGCTATCCTTATGGATGGCGGGGTTATTACTATTTATTTTCTCCAGAAGGATCAACTTCATCCCATGATAACCTTGTAACTTCTGTATAATCACCCCGGGCAATTTCCTCTTCTGACGCACTTTGTTCTAATTCCTCATCATCACCAGGAGCAAAGGTTGGCTCATTGTCTTTGACTCGTCTTTTTTTCATGGAAACGACTCCTTTCACTATAGCAGTTCCCATATTTCATCTAACTATGCATCTGTTTTGAGAATAAATGTCCTCGGATATATCGCTGGTCAACCATATATTCTTGTTCTGTTTTTCTTATTGAATTAACGAGCAGCATAGTTGAATAAGAACGTATTTAGCGTTACACTGAAAAGGATTTTACGAAAGATCACATGGGGTGAGGCTGTTGGTGAAAGCAGTGAAATTAACCTCCTAAAATTAAAAGTCAACAATTTTAGGAGGTTAAATAATGAATTTTTATCGAATTGATATGGATCGTTGGAGTAGAAAACCTTATTTCGAACATTATATGAAAGAAAGTAAATGTTCTTATAGTATTACGGCAAACCTGAATGTAACCACGTTACTAGATAGGCTACAAAATAAAAAAGTTAAGTTTTATCCTGCTTTCATTTACATGGTTTCAAGAGTTGTTAATTCACATACTGAGTTTAGAACAACTTTTAATGACAAAGGGCAATTAGGATATTGGGATCACATGATACCAAACTATACGATATTTCATAAAGAGGATAAAACTTTTTCCGCCATGTGGACGGAATACTCAAATGATTTTTTACTTTTTTATAAGAACTATCAGTGCGATATGGAGCAATTTGGAGACAAAAAGGGGCTATGGGCAAAAGAAAACGTGCCTGTTAATACATTTTCAATCTCTTCTCTTCCGTGGGTTAGCTTTACCGGTTTTAATCTTAATCTTTATAATGGAGAATATTTACTGCCTATTATTACGGGTGGGAAATACTTTTCAGATGGAAAAGAGATACTTTTACCTGTTTCACTGCAAGTTCACCATGCTGTGTGTGACGGTTATCATGTGAGTATTTTTATAAATGATTTACAGAAACTAGCCGATTCTTGCGAAGAATGGGTAGTGTAAAGCAAAGTTATTTTGTAAAGAGGACTTCAAGACTGATAGATCGCTTTCATCTTCAAGTAACAGGTGGTTTTACTGGTCATTTGACTATGCTATAGTAGGGGCTTTGATATTATTTGTTCACAGCTAAATGAAAAGCAAGTGAGTTAACAAAAACCCGGCATAATCGTCGGGTTTTTGTTTGATCACTGACCACATGATTGCCACGTCCGAGATCATGCATATAAGGCAATGACGTAATCAAATGTAAAAACACCAATGTATTAAAGAGAGAAAACTACATAAATGGATGAAAAAAGCCATCATGACACGAATCATGTGCAAAGCGTCGCCTGACTCAAACATGCGTGAAGTATATGAAACCCTTGTATACCAATTCCCTTTTCTTGTTTTCGGGTCGCGGTCTACATTGATGGAAAAAGGCCACTTAGAGCCACGCTTGCGGAAATAACCTTTCATAAAAGAGAACTTATATTCCGATTAGCTAAGCATTTCTTTATATAAGTTTTGATAGTTAATATATATGTAAAACATCCTCATCTTCATAATATTCCATATCTCGATATAAAGCATCTGAAATAAAAGCTGCTGGTGCATAGATTGTATTGTTAATCATCATAACTGGAGCTGAATATACGACCTTCTCTCCGTTAAAGATAGCAGCGCTCCTATCCAAAGTTAGAGTAAGTTCATCCGTATCATCCTTAGCGTGTAACTGTTTGGTCTTCTGATTCCAGGTAACTGTATACCCGAAATCCTCTAAATAAGCTTTGACTGGTAACATGATATATCCGTTATGTATAGCCGGCTTTTGTTTATAATCAATAATCTCATCATCGATTACAACTGTTAAGCCATAATCCATTATATAGTTAGGCTTAGTAGTTTGTTTGACTGACGCAGATGAGCTCGCTGCATGCACCGGGGGTATAGCAAATGACGATACAGCGACCGTGATGGCAAGTAGGGAAGTGGAAAGTTTATTCATAATTGACCTCCTGATATATTAGTCTCTATATAGCTATATAAATTACACTTGATATTTTGACAGGGTAGCGTGGTTGGAAGTAGGAGAGATGGAGAAAGAAGAGGGTGGATACGCCCTGCGCCCCAACAAACAATTGAACATTTGTTGTTCCACCAGAAACGTTAGAAAAAGAAGAAGAGCCAGCCGGTACGCCCCAGAACCTAACTTTATCTTCTTGCAGAATGTCACCTGTGGATTTGAACATCAGTATTTGATAAGACTGGAAATTATTATCGATGACATGTAATTTTATCGAAATAAGGAGTAGCATTTTGTTGTTCTTGCTGAGGTGTAGGAGCGCTTGTGGCACCTGAATCTCCACATCCAACTAGACCTATGGATAGAGCTGCCAATCCAGTAAGTAATAAAGCTTTCTTCATGATGAAAAATTCCCATCTCAATTATTTATATATTGATTTGAATTACTAACAAGTGTTAATTGATTTTACTTTAAAAAAAACAAAAATGTAAGTTATTATACGCATTAGTACCATTTGGTTGCGTGTGTATAGAAAGAATATACCACAATGTATTACTAAAGTCTCGCTTATATAGAAAAATATTACTGGATAAATATTAAATATGTTGAATATAATAGCAATCCTGACATAGTATCCTATTATTTAGAGAAGGAGCAGGGTCAGGTCAAAGACTTTTATGTATAATTTTACAAGAAAATAACTCTTTTCATTTTAACTCTATAGAGTTAAAAGAACTGGTTCTAAAGATTAGACAAGTTTCGACATGATTATTCAAATAGCGTACCTTACTTTCATAAATAGCGGGCTTTTTCTACTATTCTATCTAATGGATATTGTAGTACGAAGTTGAAAAGACAAAGATAAGAAAATAGGAATGAAAGACAGGTGTTGTTCGTAAAGTGAACGAGCTAGGACGTATGGTATTACCGATTGAATTACGTCATACGTTAGGGACTGCTGAAAAGGATGATTTGAAGATTTTTACGGACGGTGAACAAGTAATTCTGCGTAAGTATCAGCCAGCATGTTCATTCTGTAACTTAACGGATAACGTTATAAAGTTTAAAGGAAAGGTGATATGTGGAAGTATCAAGATGAGATAGCAAAATGCAAGTAAGACAAAAGCTACCAGGTGAGTAAAACCAGGTAGCTTTTTTTGATGCTTTAAGCTTTAGTGTATTTTTTATTCTTTAGCTTTCTGGGAAGTAGCTCTTCCATATTAATAGAATCGTTAACTCATTTGTCGTTTTTTATTGAATGGGTGTCGGCGCCTTTACCTTATCGATTACAATTATTCCATCATACTGTTCTTTAGGGACAAACTTCATCGACATTGGTCTAATAATTTCAGATGTCATGCCGTCTTCGGCGGCATAAACCGGCTTGAACATCCATGCGTTATTTTTATTTGGTGTAGTGTGTCTTGATAAATCGATAAATACATTCTTATATCCGCTCTGCATCATCAAGTTCTCAAGACTTCCTTTAGGCATAGGATTTATATTAAAAGGTTTTTGTGTAGTAATTGTGCTTGCTTTTCCTTTATTCATATATAGCCCTATGACGTATTCCTTGCCTTTCAGTTTTTTGTGGAGCAGTTCTCCCATACTAGTAAAGCTATTCATCCATTTGCCTTTTTCTATTGTACTAATTTTAGAAGTGTTTTTAGCTAGATGGTCATTGTGAGCCCACAATATTACTTTTTTTCCTGGATACATAACTTTCATTAGCCATTCTACATTGTCAGCCATGATTTTGTCTCTGAACTCATAGCTCTCCTTTTCATCATACAGGCACATTTCCATAAATTTGATTCGATCACCCAACGATTTTATAGCGATATCAACCATGTGAGGATTATCAGGATACGCAGCTGCAAGCTGTGTCCTGTTATCTTTAATAAACTGGATCAAATTCTTGTATTTTGGCTCATATTTATCTATGACTTTTCTAAGCTCAGCCTTATATTGGGGGGACTTGTCGCTGAATGCGCCGTATTTGTTCATGACTGCATATAGCTCGGTCATCCCTTGCATTTCAAAGTCGAAGTACTGTTTGCCATACTCCTTATCCAACTTGGAAATCCAAGCTGCGATAAACTGCGTTAAATAACCGGATGTAAACTGCATATCATATCCTGCCAGGTACAAGGGCTTGTTCGTTTTACGCTGTTGCTTGATATAATCAAATAACTCAAGTGTTTCTTTGGAATGCCATATCGGAAAAATGGAACCTCCCATCATCTGTTTGGCAGTGAGGGAGTCGGCATTTTCATAGATGGCGGCAGAATCACCGAGCCCTGATTCAAAAGCAATTACATCAAAACCAAGCTCTTCATGCAAATATTTGATAAGCCTTGTTTTAACACTGCTGTACTCTGCTACTCTATGAAAATTTTCACCGAGACTAACCACTGTTTTATCCTTCAGAAGAGGCTTTAAAAAGGCTAAGTCGCTATAATCCTCCGATGTAAGAGATTTAATTTCTTTGGCGTTTTGTTTCAACCATGTGCTCTGTGTTGTGGCCGCTGATATATTTGTTGAAGCAAATAATAGTGAAGTCCCTAGCCCTACGGCTATAATTCTTGTCAATAGCTTAGTTATCTTCATTCATGTTTCCTCCTTTTGATCATTTGACACGTGTCATTGCCAACACAATAGTAACAACGAGTTATAAAGGTTTTATAAAGTTGAAAAGATAAATAGGAGAATGATATATGTACTTAACGCGAGAGAGATGATAAAAAGTTGGAGGTACCTCCATCAGCTTGATGGTGATGGAGGCCTGTCGATTAACTATTCTTTCATAAAAGCTGGGCCTTTGTTTACTGCATATCCAAAACTAGAGATGAACACAATGCTGAAGATAATGCTGACGGAAGTAATAT contains:
- a CDS encoding DUF4241 domain-containing protein, whose protein sequence is MSKLLSELSKPSSETLRPEILEQLKIVSGKIVACDPLISHNKPFKQTIQPGTYSIVAWWHKEEERIAATELKLFNARPVRWEMATKSGQNVNELQEGYIFGYPVDTGLGCFADMEAIDKLTELEAKLELELGDDFISLYDNVIDDVLTEHDDDWGNFIVCENTGLNIIIFRSGYGDGFYASYWGIDEKGRIVSLITDFNILD
- the catA gene encoding type A chloramphenicol O-acetyltransferase — protein: MNFYRIDMDRWSRKPYFEHYMKESKCSYSITANLNVTTLLDRLQNKKVKFYPAFIYMVSRVVNSHTEFRTTFNDKGQLGYWDHMIPNYTIFHKEDKTFSAMWTEYSNDFLLFYKNYQCDMEQFGDKKGLWAKENVPVNTFSISSLPWVSFTGFNLNLYNGEYLLPIITGGKYFSDGKEILLPVSLQVHHAVCDGYHVSIFINDLQKLADSCEEWVV
- a CDS encoding copper amine oxidase N-terminal domain-containing protein, whose amino-acid sequence is MNKLSTSLLAITVAVSSFAIPPVHAASSSASVKQTTKPNYIMDYGLTVVIDDEIIDYKQKPAIHNGYIMLPVKAYLEDFGYTVTWNQKTKQLHAKDDTDELTLTLDRSAAIFNGEKVVYSAPVMMINNTIYAPAAFISDALYRDMEYYEDEDVLHIY
- a CDS encoding AbrB/MazE/SpoVT family DNA-binding domain-containing protein, which encodes MNELGRMVLPIELRHTLGTAEKDDLKIFTDGEQVILRKYQPACSFCNLTDNVIKFKGKVICGSIKMR
- a CDS encoding erythromycin esterase family protein, with protein sequence MKITKLLTRIIAVGLGTSLLFASTNISAATTQSTWLKQNAKEIKSLTSEDYSDLAFLKPLLKDKTVVSLGENFHRVAEYSSVKTRLIKYLHEELGFDVIAFESGLGDSAAIYENADSLTAKQMMGGSIFPIWHSKETLELFDYIKQQRKTNKPLYLAGYDMQFTSGYLTQFIAAWISKLDKEYGKQYFDFEMQGMTELYAVMNKYGAFSDKSPQYKAELRKVIDKYEPKYKNLIQFIKDNRTQLAAAYPDNPHMVDIAIKSLGDRIKFMEMCLYDEKESYEFRDKIMADNVEWLMKVMYPGKKVILWAHNDHLAKNTSKISTIEKGKWMNSFTSMGELLHKKLKGKEYVIGLYMNKGKASTITTQKPFNINPMPKGSLENLMMQSGYKNVFIDLSRHTTPNKNNAWMFKPVYAAEDGMTSEIIRPMSMKFVPKEQYDGIIVIDKVKAPTPIQ